From Chiroxiphia lanceolata isolate bChiLan1 chromosome 11, bChiLan1.pri, whole genome shotgun sequence, the proteins below share one genomic window:
- the LOC116792366 gene encoding T-cell surface glycoprotein CD1b-3-like isoform X2 codes for MQPPHLFLFLPLLLPGMWADPEEPQVLQYLLTGLFADMTSAEVSTMAVLGDVPIFALDPANWSVRFHWPWVSQAAAEGDTEKLMSQSQMALRNMVRHVHDKVQQTEMDYPLVVQIRAGCELHPNTSSWGFLHVGEGGKDLVAFEVDEERWEMQQASQLAEQVIRDLNRATSVKVLLEYLLSFICQSQIRTLNRYGRATLERQELPVATVFARTPSPHQLLLVCHVTAFYPRPISVAWLRDGQEVPPGPQLNTSPVLPNADLTYQLSSVLAVAPQDGHSYACRVRHRSLGTRSLLVPWENLSTAPTISLTIAVLLLGSTASAGGFWWWKRR; via the exons ATGCAGCCCCCTcacctcttcctctttctccccctcctcctccctgggatGTGGGCAGACCCAGAAG agccacaggTTCTCCAGTACCTCCTGACCGGCCTCTTTGCTGACATGACCTCTGCTGAGGTGTCAACGATGGCAGTCCTGGGGGATGTGCCCATCTTTGCACTGGATCCTGCCAACTGGAGCGTCCGCTTCCACTGGCCCTGGGTCAGCCAGGCCGCGGCCGAGGGTGACACTGAGAAGCTGATGTCCCAAAGTCAAATGGCTCTGCGCAATATGGTCCGACATGTGCATGACAAAGTCCAGCAGACAGAAATGGACT ACCCTCTGGTGGTCCAAATCCGTGCGGGCTGTGAGCTGCACCCCAACACATCAAGCTGGGGCTTCCTGCATGTCGGGGAAGGTGGCAAAGACCTTGTAGCTTTTGAGGTGGATGAAGAGCGCTGGGAGATGCAGCAGGCAtcccagctggcagagcaggtcATCAGGGACCTAAACAGAGCAACATCCGTCAAAGTACTCCTGGAGTACCTCCTGTCCTTCATCTGCCAGAGCCAAATCCGCACCCTGAACAGGTATGGGAGGGCCACTCTGGAGAGACAAG AGCTGCCCGTGGCCACGGTCTTTGCCCGCACGCCCAGCccacaccagctgctgctggtttgcCATGTCACCGCCTTCTACCCCCGGCCCATCAGTGTGGCCTGGCTGAGGGATGGCCAGGAGGTGCCTCCGGGCCCGCAGCTCAACACCAGCCCCGTCCTGCCCAACGCTGACCTCACCTACCAGCTCTCCAGCGTCCTGGCCGTGGCCCCCCAGGACGGGCACAGCTACGCCTGCCGCGTGCGCCACCGCAGCCTGGGCACCCGCAGCCTCCTCGTCCCCTGGG agAATCTCAGCACAGCTCCAACCATCAGCCTCACCATcgcagtgctgctcctgggttCCACAGCCTCTGCCGGGGGATTTTGGTGGTGGAAGCGCAGGTGA
- the LOC116792366 gene encoding antigen-presenting glycoprotein CD1d-like isoform X3, which yields MQPPHLFLFLPLLLPGMWADPEAEPQVLQYLLTGLFADMTSAEVSTMAVLGDVPIFALDPANWSVRFHWPWVSQAAAEGDTEKLMSQSQMALRNMVRHVHDKVQQTEMDYPLVVQIRAGCELHPNTSSWGFLHVGEGGKDLVAFEVDEERWEMQQASQLAEQVIRDLNRATSVKVLLEYLLSFICQSQIRTLNRYGRATLERQALQRPGRGPPGRAQLRLPRAPPQPGHPQPPRPLGESQHSSNHQPHHRSAAPGFHSLCRGILVVEAQVNSPSHCLL from the exons ATGCAGCCCCCTcacctcttcctctttctccccctcctcctccctgggatGTGGGCAGACCCAGAAG cagagccacaggTTCTCCAGTACCTCCTGACCGGCCTCTTTGCTGACATGACCTCTGCTGAGGTGTCAACGATGGCAGTCCTGGGGGATGTGCCCATCTTTGCACTGGATCCTGCCAACTGGAGCGTCCGCTTCCACTGGCCCTGGGTCAGCCAGGCCGCGGCCGAGGGTGACACTGAGAAGCTGATGTCCCAAAGTCAAATGGCTCTGCGCAATATGGTCCGACATGTGCATGACAAAGTCCAGCAGACAGAAATGGACT ACCCTCTGGTGGTCCAAATCCGTGCGGGCTGTGAGCTGCACCCCAACACATCAAGCTGGGGCTTCCTGCATGTCGGGGAAGGTGGCAAAGACCTTGTAGCTTTTGAGGTGGATGAAGAGCGCTGGGAGATGCAGCAGGCAtcccagctggcagagcaggtcATCAGGGACCTAAACAGAGCAACATCCGTCAAAGTACTCCTGGAGTACCTCCTGTCCTTCATCTGCCAGAGCCAAATCCGCACCCTGAACAGGTATGGGAGGGCCACTCTGGAGAGACAAG CTCTCCAGCGTCCTGGCCGTGGCCCCCCAGGACGGGCACAGCTACGCCTGCCGCGTGCGCCACCGCAGCCTGGGCACCCGCAGCCTCCTCGTCCCCTGGG agAATCTCAGCACAGCTCCAACCATCAGCCTCACCATcgcagtgctgctcctgggttCCACAGCCTCTGCCGGGGGATTTTGGTGGTGGAAGCGCAGGTGAACTCTCCTTCCCATTGCCTGCTCTAA
- the LOC116792366 gene encoding T-cell surface glycoprotein CD1b-3-like isoform X1, giving the protein MQPPHLFLFLPLLLPGMWADPEAEPQVLQYLLTGLFADMTSAEVSTMAVLGDVPIFALDPANWSVRFHWPWVSQAAAEGDTEKLMSQSQMALRNMVRHVHDKVQQTEMDYPLVVQIRAGCELHPNTSSWGFLHVGEGGKDLVAFEVDEERWEMQQASQLAEQVIRDLNRATSVKVLLEYLLSFICQSQIRTLNRYGRATLERQELPVATVFARTPSPHQLLLVCHVTAFYPRPISVAWLRDGQEVPPGPQLNTSPVLPNADLTYQLSSVLAVAPQDGHSYACRVRHRSLGTRSLLVPWENLSTAPTISLTIAVLLLGSTASAGGFWWWKRR; this is encoded by the exons ATGCAGCCCCCTcacctcttcctctttctccccctcctcctccctgggatGTGGGCAGACCCAGAAG cagagccacaggTTCTCCAGTACCTCCTGACCGGCCTCTTTGCTGACATGACCTCTGCTGAGGTGTCAACGATGGCAGTCCTGGGGGATGTGCCCATCTTTGCACTGGATCCTGCCAACTGGAGCGTCCGCTTCCACTGGCCCTGGGTCAGCCAGGCCGCGGCCGAGGGTGACACTGAGAAGCTGATGTCCCAAAGTCAAATGGCTCTGCGCAATATGGTCCGACATGTGCATGACAAAGTCCAGCAGACAGAAATGGACT ACCCTCTGGTGGTCCAAATCCGTGCGGGCTGTGAGCTGCACCCCAACACATCAAGCTGGGGCTTCCTGCATGTCGGGGAAGGTGGCAAAGACCTTGTAGCTTTTGAGGTGGATGAAGAGCGCTGGGAGATGCAGCAGGCAtcccagctggcagagcaggtcATCAGGGACCTAAACAGAGCAACATCCGTCAAAGTACTCCTGGAGTACCTCCTGTCCTTCATCTGCCAGAGCCAAATCCGCACCCTGAACAGGTATGGGAGGGCCACTCTGGAGAGACAAG AGCTGCCCGTGGCCACGGTCTTTGCCCGCACGCCCAGCccacaccagctgctgctggtttgcCATGTCACCGCCTTCTACCCCCGGCCCATCAGTGTGGCCTGGCTGAGGGATGGCCAGGAGGTGCCTCCGGGCCCGCAGCTCAACACCAGCCCCGTCCTGCCCAACGCTGACCTCACCTACCAGCTCTCCAGCGTCCTGGCCGTGGCCCCCCAGGACGGGCACAGCTACGCCTGCCGCGTGCGCCACCGCAGCCTGGGCACCCGCAGCCTCCTCGTCCCCTGGG agAATCTCAGCACAGCTCCAACCATCAGCCTCACCATcgcagtgctgctcctgggttCCACAGCCTCTGCCGGGGGATTTTGGTGGTGGAAGCGCAGGTGA